One genomic segment of Vespa crabro chromosome 3, iyVesCrab1.2, whole genome shotgun sequence includes these proteins:
- the LOC124422950 gene encoding cholinephosphotransferase 1 isoform X1, with translation MRTLSSREIRNMQFYKEKLLSPGQLKRLSEHKYSCTTNSLLDAFLQPWWDWLVSKVPLWLAPNLITILGLIVNIVTTLILVYYSPDAKVEAPRWACFLCALGLFIYQSLDAIDGKQARRTGTSTPLGELFDHGCDSISTVFVALSACIAVQLGYYPTWMFFQCFCAMTLFYCAHWQTYVSGSLRFGKVDVTEAQFTIIGIHLVSAIFGPKIWMMEIPYIDGFLLKYLIGVMTVVCALANLYSIFSVIFTGGVGKNGSTVALPYTGTEVKIFPLWIAVGIAILLAQSSISVILAGGVGKNGSTVAGTSVLSPIIPFSFVVVPAFIIYRKSTEHVYENHPALYILAFGMVAAKVTNRLVVAHMTKNEMQYLDSSLIGPAMLFLNQYFNFFIKEYYVLWLCFIWVTLDLLRYSAQVCLEICDHMKIKLFRIPVGDHRTIGPQLNVAEKNEMSFVNFGDTDIHSSHGHRTGAAVKRGLSSWL, from the exons ATGC gCACTTTGAGTAGCCGCGAAATTCGAAATATGcagttttataaagaaaaattactctCGCCTGGACAATTGAAGCGATTAAGTGAGCACAAATATAGTTGCACAACTAATAGTCTTTTGGATGCATTTCTTCAACCCTGGTGGGACTGGCTTGTCAGCAAGGTTCCACTTTGGCTTGCACCGAATTTAATTACTATATTGGGTCtaattgtcaatattgttactaCATTAATATTAGTGTATTATAGTCCCGATGCAAAAGTTGAG gcACCTAGATGGGCATGTTTTTTATGTGCGTTgggtttatttatttaccaaAGTTTGGATGCTATTGATGGCAAACAGGCTAGAAGAACTGGTACGTCTACGCCATTGGGAGAATTATTTGATCATGGATGTGATTCAATATCCACag taTTCGTAGCATTATCCGCATGTATAGCTGTACAGTTGGGATATTATCCAACATGGATGTTCTTCCAATGTTTTTGCGCAATGACTTTATTTTATTGCGCGCATTGGCAAACTTATGTCTCAG gATCTTTAAGATTTGGAAAAGTGGATGTAACAGAAGCTCAGTTCACCATCATAGGAATACATCTTGTTTCTGCTATTTTTGGACCTAAGATTTGGATGATGGAG ATACCATACATTGATGGTTTTctgttgaaatatttaataggaGTTATGACAGTGGTGTGTGCTCTGGCAAACTTATATTCCATATTTTCGGTGATTTTCACCGGAGGAGTGGGCAAGAATGGTTCGACTGTGGCT TTGCCATATACTGGCACAGAGGTCAAGATCTTTCCATTATGGATCGCCGTGGGCATCGCTATTTTACTTGCACAAAGCAGTATATCCGTCATTCTTGCCGGTGGTGTCGGAAAAAATGGCTCCACCGTCGCA GGAACATCGGTTCTATCGCCGATCATCCCATTTAGTTTCGTGGTAGTTCCAGCTTTCATAATTTATAGGAAAAGTACTGAACACGTATACGAAAATCATCCCGCGTTGTATATACTTGCATTTGGGATGGTTGCAGCaaaagttaccaatcgattagtg GTCGCTCATatgacgaaaaacgaaatgcaATATTTAGATAGTTCCTTAATCGGTCCAGCCATGCTGTTTCTTAACCaatatttcaacttttttATCAAAGAGTACTACGTTCTCTGGTTGTGTTTC ATTTGGGTCACGTTGGACCTTCTGCGATATAGTGCTCAAGTCTGCCTTGAAATTTGTGATCATATGAAGATAAAGCTATTCAGAATACCGGTGGGGGATCATCGCACTATCGGCCCTCAGCTTAACGTCGCCGAAAAAAATG AAATGTCCTTTGTAAACTTTGGAGATACTGATATACATAG TTCACATGGTCATCGAACAGGAGCCGCTGTTAAACGAGGATTATCATCATGGCTCTGA
- the LOC124422950 gene encoding cholinephosphotransferase 1 isoform X6 → MRTLSSREIRNMQFYKEKLLSPGQLKRLSEHKYSCTTNSLLDAFLQPWWDWLVSKVPLWLAPNLITILGLIVNIVTTLILVYYSPDAKVEAPRWACFLCALGLFIYQSLDAIDGKQARRTGTSTPLGELFDHGCDSISTVFVALSACIAVQLGYYPTWMFFQCFCAMTLFYCAHWQTYVSGSLRFGKVDVTEAQFTIIGIHLVSAIFGPKIWMMEIPMLGLGTLSCYVAAIFYAGYAHVFLQFCKVFESGGIGKNGSTIAGTSVLSPIIPFSFVVVPAFIIYRKSTEHVYENHPALYILAFGMVAAKVTNRLVVAHMTKNEMQYLDSSLIGPAMLFLNQYFNFFIKEYYVLWLCFIWVTLDLLRYSAQVCLEICDHMKIKLFRIPVGDHRTIGPQLNVAEKNEMSFVNFGDTDIHSSHGHRTGAAVKRGLSSWL, encoded by the exons ATGC gCACTTTGAGTAGCCGCGAAATTCGAAATATGcagttttataaagaaaaattactctCGCCTGGACAATTGAAGCGATTAAGTGAGCACAAATATAGTTGCACAACTAATAGTCTTTTGGATGCATTTCTTCAACCCTGGTGGGACTGGCTTGTCAGCAAGGTTCCACTTTGGCTTGCACCGAATTTAATTACTATATTGGGTCtaattgtcaatattgttactaCATTAATATTAGTGTATTATAGTCCCGATGCAAAAGTTGAG gcACCTAGATGGGCATGTTTTTTATGTGCGTTgggtttatttatttaccaaAGTTTGGATGCTATTGATGGCAAACAGGCTAGAAGAACTGGTACGTCTACGCCATTGGGAGAATTATTTGATCATGGATGTGATTCAATATCCACag taTTCGTAGCATTATCCGCATGTATAGCTGTACAGTTGGGATATTATCCAACATGGATGTTCTTCCAATGTTTTTGCGCAATGACTTTATTTTATTGCGCGCATTGGCAAACTTATGTCTCAG gATCTTTAAGATTTGGAAAAGTGGATGTAACAGAAGCTCAGTTCACCATCATAGGAATACATCTTGTTTCTGCTATTTTTGGACCTAAGATTTGGATGATGGAG ATCCCTATGCTCGGTCTGGGCACACTCAGTTGTTACGTGGCAGCGATATTTTACGCGGGCTACGCGCACGTCTTTCTTCAATTTTGTAAAGTCTTTGAATCCGGTGGAATTGGAAAGAACGGTTCGACAATTGCA GGAACATCGGTTCTATCGCCGATCATCCCATTTAGTTTCGTGGTAGTTCCAGCTTTCATAATTTATAGGAAAAGTACTGAACACGTATACGAAAATCATCCCGCGTTGTATATACTTGCATTTGGGATGGTTGCAGCaaaagttaccaatcgattagtg GTCGCTCATatgacgaaaaacgaaatgcaATATTTAGATAGTTCCTTAATCGGTCCAGCCATGCTGTTTCTTAACCaatatttcaacttttttATCAAAGAGTACTACGTTCTCTGGTTGTGTTTC ATTTGGGTCACGTTGGACCTTCTGCGATATAGTGCTCAAGTCTGCCTTGAAATTTGTGATCATATGAAGATAAAGCTATTCAGAATACCGGTGGGGGATCATCGCACTATCGGCCCTCAGCTTAACGTCGCCGAAAAAAATG AAATGTCCTTTGTAAACTTTGGAGATACTGATATACATAG TTCACATGGTCATCGAACAGGAGCCGCTGTTAAACGAGGATTATCATCATGGCTCTGA
- the LOC124422950 gene encoding cholinephosphotransferase 1 isoform X2, whose translation MRTLSSREIRNMQFYKEKLLSPGQLKRLSEHKYSCTTNSLLDAFLQPWWDWLVSKVPLWLAPNLITILGLIVNIVTTLILVYYSPDAKVEAPRWACFLCALGLFIYQSLDAIDGKQARRTGTSTPLGELFDHGCDSISTVFVALSACIAVQLGYYPTWMFFQCFCAMTLFYCAHWQTYVSGSLRFGKVDVTEAQFTIIGIHLVSAIFGPKIWMMEIPMLGLGTLSCYVAAIFYAGYAHVFLQFCKVFESGGIGKNGSTIALPYTGTEVKIFPLWIAVGIAILLAQSSISVILAGGVGKNGSTVAGTSVLSPIIPFSFVVVPAFIIYRKSTEHVYENHPALYILAFGMVAAKVTNRLVVAHMTKNEMQYLDSSLIGPAMLFLNQYFNFFIKEYYVLWLCFIWVTLDLLRYSAQVCLEICDHMKIKLFRIPVGDHRTIGPQLNVAEKNEMSFVNFGDTDIHSSHGHRTGAAVKRGLSSWL comes from the exons ATGC gCACTTTGAGTAGCCGCGAAATTCGAAATATGcagttttataaagaaaaattactctCGCCTGGACAATTGAAGCGATTAAGTGAGCACAAATATAGTTGCACAACTAATAGTCTTTTGGATGCATTTCTTCAACCCTGGTGGGACTGGCTTGTCAGCAAGGTTCCACTTTGGCTTGCACCGAATTTAATTACTATATTGGGTCtaattgtcaatattgttactaCATTAATATTAGTGTATTATAGTCCCGATGCAAAAGTTGAG gcACCTAGATGGGCATGTTTTTTATGTGCGTTgggtttatttatttaccaaAGTTTGGATGCTATTGATGGCAAACAGGCTAGAAGAACTGGTACGTCTACGCCATTGGGAGAATTATTTGATCATGGATGTGATTCAATATCCACag taTTCGTAGCATTATCCGCATGTATAGCTGTACAGTTGGGATATTATCCAACATGGATGTTCTTCCAATGTTTTTGCGCAATGACTTTATTTTATTGCGCGCATTGGCAAACTTATGTCTCAG gATCTTTAAGATTTGGAAAAGTGGATGTAACAGAAGCTCAGTTCACCATCATAGGAATACATCTTGTTTCTGCTATTTTTGGACCTAAGATTTGGATGATGGAG ATCCCTATGCTCGGTCTGGGCACACTCAGTTGTTACGTGGCAGCGATATTTTACGCGGGCTACGCGCACGTCTTTCTTCAATTTTGTAAAGTCTTTGAATCCGGTGGAATTGGAAAGAACGGTTCGACAATTGCA TTGCCATATACTGGCACAGAGGTCAAGATCTTTCCATTATGGATCGCCGTGGGCATCGCTATTTTACTTGCACAAAGCAGTATATCCGTCATTCTTGCCGGTGGTGTCGGAAAAAATGGCTCCACCGTCGCA GGAACATCGGTTCTATCGCCGATCATCCCATTTAGTTTCGTGGTAGTTCCAGCTTTCATAATTTATAGGAAAAGTACTGAACACGTATACGAAAATCATCCCGCGTTGTATATACTTGCATTTGGGATGGTTGCAGCaaaagttaccaatcgattagtg GTCGCTCATatgacgaaaaacgaaatgcaATATTTAGATAGTTCCTTAATCGGTCCAGCCATGCTGTTTCTTAACCaatatttcaacttttttATCAAAGAGTACTACGTTCTCTGGTTGTGTTTC ATTTGGGTCACGTTGGACCTTCTGCGATATAGTGCTCAAGTCTGCCTTGAAATTTGTGATCATATGAAGATAAAGCTATTCAGAATACCGGTGGGGGATCATCGCACTATCGGCCCTCAGCTTAACGTCGCCGAAAAAAATG AAATGTCCTTTGTAAACTTTGGAGATACTGATATACATAG TTCACATGGTCATCGAACAGGAGCCGCTGTTAAACGAGGATTATCATCATGGCTCTGA
- the LOC124422950 gene encoding cholinephosphotransferase 1 isoform X4: MQFYKEKLLSPGQLKRLSEHKYSCTTNSLLDAFLQPWWDWLVSKVPLWLAPNLITILGLIVNIVTTLILVYYSPDAKVEAPRWACFLCALGLFIYQSLDAIDGKQARRTGTSTPLGELFDHGCDSISTVFVALSACIAVQLGYYPTWMFFQCFCAMTLFYCAHWQTYVSGSLRFGKVDVTEAQFTIIGIHLVSAIFGPKIWMMEIPYIDGFLLKYLIGVMTVVCALANLYSIFSVIFTGGVGKNGSTVALPYTGTEVKIFPLWIAVGIAILLAQSSISVILAGGVGKNGSTVAGTSVLSPIIPFSFVVVPAFIIYRKSTEHVYENHPALYILAFGMVAAKVTNRLVVAHMTKNEMQYLDSSLIGPAMLFLNQYFNFFIKEYYVLWLCFIWVTLDLLRYSAQVCLEICDHMKIKLFRIPVGDHRTIGPQLNVAEKNEMSFVNFGDTDIHSSHGHRTGAAVKRGLSSWL, translated from the exons ATGcagttttataaagaaaaattactctCGCCTGGACAATTGAAGCGATTAAGTGAGCACAAATATAGTTGCACAACTAATAGTCTTTTGGATGCATTTCTTCAACCCTGGTGGGACTGGCTTGTCAGCAAGGTTCCACTTTGGCTTGCACCGAATTTAATTACTATATTGGGTCtaattgtcaatattgttactaCATTAATATTAGTGTATTATAGTCCCGATGCAAAAGTTGAG gcACCTAGATGGGCATGTTTTTTATGTGCGTTgggtttatttatttaccaaAGTTTGGATGCTATTGATGGCAAACAGGCTAGAAGAACTGGTACGTCTACGCCATTGGGAGAATTATTTGATCATGGATGTGATTCAATATCCACag taTTCGTAGCATTATCCGCATGTATAGCTGTACAGTTGGGATATTATCCAACATGGATGTTCTTCCAATGTTTTTGCGCAATGACTTTATTTTATTGCGCGCATTGGCAAACTTATGTCTCAG gATCTTTAAGATTTGGAAAAGTGGATGTAACAGAAGCTCAGTTCACCATCATAGGAATACATCTTGTTTCTGCTATTTTTGGACCTAAGATTTGGATGATGGAG ATACCATACATTGATGGTTTTctgttgaaatatttaataggaGTTATGACAGTGGTGTGTGCTCTGGCAAACTTATATTCCATATTTTCGGTGATTTTCACCGGAGGAGTGGGCAAGAATGGTTCGACTGTGGCT TTGCCATATACTGGCACAGAGGTCAAGATCTTTCCATTATGGATCGCCGTGGGCATCGCTATTTTACTTGCACAAAGCAGTATATCCGTCATTCTTGCCGGTGGTGTCGGAAAAAATGGCTCCACCGTCGCA GGAACATCGGTTCTATCGCCGATCATCCCATTTAGTTTCGTGGTAGTTCCAGCTTTCATAATTTATAGGAAAAGTACTGAACACGTATACGAAAATCATCCCGCGTTGTATATACTTGCATTTGGGATGGTTGCAGCaaaagttaccaatcgattagtg GTCGCTCATatgacgaaaaacgaaatgcaATATTTAGATAGTTCCTTAATCGGTCCAGCCATGCTGTTTCTTAACCaatatttcaacttttttATCAAAGAGTACTACGTTCTCTGGTTGTGTTTC ATTTGGGTCACGTTGGACCTTCTGCGATATAGTGCTCAAGTCTGCCTTGAAATTTGTGATCATATGAAGATAAAGCTATTCAGAATACCGGTGGGGGATCATCGCACTATCGGCCCTCAGCTTAACGTCGCCGAAAAAAATG AAATGTCCTTTGTAAACTTTGGAGATACTGATATACATAG TTCACATGGTCATCGAACAGGAGCCGCTGTTAAACGAGGATTATCATCATGGCTCTGA
- the LOC124422950 gene encoding choline/ethanolaminephosphotransferase 1 isoform X8: MRTLSSREIRNMQFYKEKLLSPGQLKRLSEHKYSCTTNSLLDAFLQPWWDWLVSKVPLWLAPNLITILGLIVNIVTTLILVYYSPDAKVEAPRWACFLCALGLFIYQSLDAIDGKQARRTGTSTPLGELFDHGCDSISTVFVALSACIAVQLGYYPTWMFFQCFCAMTLFYCAHWQTYVSGSLRFGKVDVTEAQFTIIGIHLVSAIFGPKIWMMEGTSVLSPIIPFSFVVVPAFIIYRKSTEHVYENHPALYILAFGMVAAKVTNRLVVAHMTKNEMQYLDSSLIGPAMLFLNQYFNFFIKEYYVLWLCFIWVTLDLLRYSAQVCLEICDHMKIKLFRIPVGDHRTIGPQLNVAEKNEMSFVNFGDTDIHSSHGHRTGAAVKRGLSSWL; this comes from the exons ATGC gCACTTTGAGTAGCCGCGAAATTCGAAATATGcagttttataaagaaaaattactctCGCCTGGACAATTGAAGCGATTAAGTGAGCACAAATATAGTTGCACAACTAATAGTCTTTTGGATGCATTTCTTCAACCCTGGTGGGACTGGCTTGTCAGCAAGGTTCCACTTTGGCTTGCACCGAATTTAATTACTATATTGGGTCtaattgtcaatattgttactaCATTAATATTAGTGTATTATAGTCCCGATGCAAAAGTTGAG gcACCTAGATGGGCATGTTTTTTATGTGCGTTgggtttatttatttaccaaAGTTTGGATGCTATTGATGGCAAACAGGCTAGAAGAACTGGTACGTCTACGCCATTGGGAGAATTATTTGATCATGGATGTGATTCAATATCCACag taTTCGTAGCATTATCCGCATGTATAGCTGTACAGTTGGGATATTATCCAACATGGATGTTCTTCCAATGTTTTTGCGCAATGACTTTATTTTATTGCGCGCATTGGCAAACTTATGTCTCAG gATCTTTAAGATTTGGAAAAGTGGATGTAACAGAAGCTCAGTTCACCATCATAGGAATACATCTTGTTTCTGCTATTTTTGGACCTAAGATTTGGATGATGGAG GGAACATCGGTTCTATCGCCGATCATCCCATTTAGTTTCGTGGTAGTTCCAGCTTTCATAATTTATAGGAAAAGTACTGAACACGTATACGAAAATCATCCCGCGTTGTATATACTTGCATTTGGGATGGTTGCAGCaaaagttaccaatcgattagtg GTCGCTCATatgacgaaaaacgaaatgcaATATTTAGATAGTTCCTTAATCGGTCCAGCCATGCTGTTTCTTAACCaatatttcaacttttttATCAAAGAGTACTACGTTCTCTGGTTGTGTTTC ATTTGGGTCACGTTGGACCTTCTGCGATATAGTGCTCAAGTCTGCCTTGAAATTTGTGATCATATGAAGATAAAGCTATTCAGAATACCGGTGGGGGATCATCGCACTATCGGCCCTCAGCTTAACGTCGCCGAAAAAAATG AAATGTCCTTTGTAAACTTTGGAGATACTGATATACATAG TTCACATGGTCATCGAACAGGAGCCGCTGTTAAACGAGGATTATCATCATGGCTCTGA
- the LOC124422950 gene encoding cholinephosphotransferase 1 isoform X5, whose translation MRTLSSREIRNMQFYKEKLLSPGQLKRLSEHKYSCTTNSLLDAFLQPWWDWLVSKVPLWLAPNLITILGLIVNIVTTLILVYYSPDAKVEAPRWACFLCALGLFIYQSLDAIDGKQARRTGTSTPLGELFDHGCDSISTVFVALSACIAVQLGYYPTWMFFQCFCAMTLFYCAHWQTYVSGSLRFGKVDVTEAQFTIIGIHLVSAIFGPKIWMMEIPYIDGFLLKYLIGVMTVVCALANLYSIFSVIFTGGVGKNGSTVAGTSVLSPIIPFSFVVVPAFIIYRKSTEHVYENHPALYILAFGMVAAKVTNRLVVAHMTKNEMQYLDSSLIGPAMLFLNQYFNFFIKEYYVLWLCFIWVTLDLLRYSAQVCLEICDHMKIKLFRIPVGDHRTIGPQLNVAEKNEMSFVNFGDTDIHSSHGHRTGAAVKRGLSSWL comes from the exons ATGC gCACTTTGAGTAGCCGCGAAATTCGAAATATGcagttttataaagaaaaattactctCGCCTGGACAATTGAAGCGATTAAGTGAGCACAAATATAGTTGCACAACTAATAGTCTTTTGGATGCATTTCTTCAACCCTGGTGGGACTGGCTTGTCAGCAAGGTTCCACTTTGGCTTGCACCGAATTTAATTACTATATTGGGTCtaattgtcaatattgttactaCATTAATATTAGTGTATTATAGTCCCGATGCAAAAGTTGAG gcACCTAGATGGGCATGTTTTTTATGTGCGTTgggtttatttatttaccaaAGTTTGGATGCTATTGATGGCAAACAGGCTAGAAGAACTGGTACGTCTACGCCATTGGGAGAATTATTTGATCATGGATGTGATTCAATATCCACag taTTCGTAGCATTATCCGCATGTATAGCTGTACAGTTGGGATATTATCCAACATGGATGTTCTTCCAATGTTTTTGCGCAATGACTTTATTTTATTGCGCGCATTGGCAAACTTATGTCTCAG gATCTTTAAGATTTGGAAAAGTGGATGTAACAGAAGCTCAGTTCACCATCATAGGAATACATCTTGTTTCTGCTATTTTTGGACCTAAGATTTGGATGATGGAG ATACCATACATTGATGGTTTTctgttgaaatatttaataggaGTTATGACAGTGGTGTGTGCTCTGGCAAACTTATATTCCATATTTTCGGTGATTTTCACCGGAGGAGTGGGCAAGAATGGTTCGACTGTGGCT GGAACATCGGTTCTATCGCCGATCATCCCATTTAGTTTCGTGGTAGTTCCAGCTTTCATAATTTATAGGAAAAGTACTGAACACGTATACGAAAATCATCCCGCGTTGTATATACTTGCATTTGGGATGGTTGCAGCaaaagttaccaatcgattagtg GTCGCTCATatgacgaaaaacgaaatgcaATATTTAGATAGTTCCTTAATCGGTCCAGCCATGCTGTTTCTTAACCaatatttcaacttttttATCAAAGAGTACTACGTTCTCTGGTTGTGTTTC ATTTGGGTCACGTTGGACCTTCTGCGATATAGTGCTCAAGTCTGCCTTGAAATTTGTGATCATATGAAGATAAAGCTATTCAGAATACCGGTGGGGGATCATCGCACTATCGGCCCTCAGCTTAACGTCGCCGAAAAAAATG AAATGTCCTTTGTAAACTTTGGAGATACTGATATACATAG TTCACATGGTCATCGAACAGGAGCCGCTGTTAAACGAGGATTATCATCATGGCTCTGA
- the LOC124422950 gene encoding cholinephosphotransferase 1 isoform X3: MRTLSSREIRNMQFYKEKLLSPGQLKRLSEHKYSCTTNSLLDAFLQPWWDWLVSKVPLWLAPNLITILGLIVNIVTTLILVYYSPDAKVEAPRWACFLCALGLFIYQSLDAIDGKQARRTGTSTPLGELFDHGCDSISTVFVALSACIAVQLGYYPTWMFFQCFCAMTLFYCAHWQTYVSGSLRFGKVDVTEAQFTIIGIHLVSAIFGPKIWMMEIPMLGLGTLSCYVAAIFYAGYAHVFLQFCKVFESGGIGKNGSTIALPYTGTEVKIFPLWIAVGIAILLAQSSISVILAGGVGKNGSTVAGTSVLSPIIPFSFVVVPAFIIYRKSTEHVYENHPALYILAFGMVAAKVTNRLVVAHMTKNEMQYLDSSLIGPAMLFLNQYFNFFIKEYYVLWLCFIWVTLDLLRYSAQVCLEICDHMKIKLFRIPVGDHRTIGPQLNVAEKNVHMVIEQEPLLNEDYHHGSDTALDI; the protein is encoded by the exons ATGC gCACTTTGAGTAGCCGCGAAATTCGAAATATGcagttttataaagaaaaattactctCGCCTGGACAATTGAAGCGATTAAGTGAGCACAAATATAGTTGCACAACTAATAGTCTTTTGGATGCATTTCTTCAACCCTGGTGGGACTGGCTTGTCAGCAAGGTTCCACTTTGGCTTGCACCGAATTTAATTACTATATTGGGTCtaattgtcaatattgttactaCATTAATATTAGTGTATTATAGTCCCGATGCAAAAGTTGAG gcACCTAGATGGGCATGTTTTTTATGTGCGTTgggtttatttatttaccaaAGTTTGGATGCTATTGATGGCAAACAGGCTAGAAGAACTGGTACGTCTACGCCATTGGGAGAATTATTTGATCATGGATGTGATTCAATATCCACag taTTCGTAGCATTATCCGCATGTATAGCTGTACAGTTGGGATATTATCCAACATGGATGTTCTTCCAATGTTTTTGCGCAATGACTTTATTTTATTGCGCGCATTGGCAAACTTATGTCTCAG gATCTTTAAGATTTGGAAAAGTGGATGTAACAGAAGCTCAGTTCACCATCATAGGAATACATCTTGTTTCTGCTATTTTTGGACCTAAGATTTGGATGATGGAG ATCCCTATGCTCGGTCTGGGCACACTCAGTTGTTACGTGGCAGCGATATTTTACGCGGGCTACGCGCACGTCTTTCTTCAATTTTGTAAAGTCTTTGAATCCGGTGGAATTGGAAAGAACGGTTCGACAATTGCA TTGCCATATACTGGCACAGAGGTCAAGATCTTTCCATTATGGATCGCCGTGGGCATCGCTATTTTACTTGCACAAAGCAGTATATCCGTCATTCTTGCCGGTGGTGTCGGAAAAAATGGCTCCACCGTCGCA GGAACATCGGTTCTATCGCCGATCATCCCATTTAGTTTCGTGGTAGTTCCAGCTTTCATAATTTATAGGAAAAGTACTGAACACGTATACGAAAATCATCCCGCGTTGTATATACTTGCATTTGGGATGGTTGCAGCaaaagttaccaatcgattagtg GTCGCTCATatgacgaaaaacgaaatgcaATATTTAGATAGTTCCTTAATCGGTCCAGCCATGCTGTTTCTTAACCaatatttcaacttttttATCAAAGAGTACTACGTTCTCTGGTTGTGTTTC ATTTGGGTCACGTTGGACCTTCTGCGATATAGTGCTCAAGTCTGCCTTGAAATTTGTGATCATATGAAGATAAAGCTATTCAGAATACCGGTGGGGGATCATCGCACTATCGGCCCTCAGCTTAACGTCGCCGAAAAAAATG TTCACATGGTCATCGAACAGGAGCCGCTGTTAAACGAGGATTATCATCATGGCTCTGATACCGCCCTCGACATCTGA